Proteins found in one Neochlamydia sp. AcF84 genomic segment:
- a CDS encoding type II toxin-antitoxin system RelE/ParE family toxin → MRKRLDPSLYSIACRKLDMLNASINLSDLKVPPANILEVLKGNFKGKYSIRINAQYRVVFS, encoded by the coding sequence ATGAGAAAAAGATTAGATCCCTCATTATACTCAATTGCTTGTAGAAAGTTAGATATGTTAAATGCCTCCATTAACTTAAGTGACCTTAAAGTGCCACCAGCAAATATACTGGAGGTCTTAAAAGGAAACTTTAAAGGTAAATACAGCATTCGTATTAATGCTCAATATCGAGTTGTATTCTCTTAG
- a CDS encoding HigA family addiction module antitoxin, with amino-acid sequence MLPKNRSPIHPGEVLLEEFLKPLKLSQAQFASYLGGTWTQPKISEIINKKRGVTEAIALDFADALGTSPEFWLNLQNGYDLWFARQNHQPIPRIPALKVVGF; translated from the coding sequence ATGCTTCCAAAAAATAGATCACCCATACATCCTGGAGAGGTATTGCTAGAAGAATTTCTTAAGCCCCTTAAACTTTCACAAGCGCAATTTGCTAGTTACCTGGGTGGGACTTGGACTCAACCTAAAATTAGTGAAATCATCAACAAAAAACGAGGCGTAACGGAGGCAATAGCTCTAGATTTTGCGGATGCCTTAGGAACCTCGCCTGAATTTTGGCTTAATCTTCAAAATGGATATGATCTTTGGTTTGCAAGGCAAAACCATCAGCCGATTCCTCGAATACCTGCACTAAAAGTCGTAGGTTTTTAA
- a CDS encoding GNAT family N-acetyltransferase: MDQNGTIIGYILIQGLKELWTDFPEAFVSSFYVRRIARQKGVGTQLLEAVVEEAKKRNCMRLFLENSKDNPIYEKKILS, translated from the coding sequence ATGGATCAAAATGGCACAATTATTGGTTATATTCTTATTCAAGGGTTAAAGGAACTTTGGACGGATTTTCCCGAAGCTTTTGTTTCAAGCTTTTATGTGAGGCGTATTGCTAGGCAAAAAGGCGTTGGGACACAGTTATTAGAAGCTGTTGTAGAGGAAGCAAAAAAGCGAAATTGTATGAGATTGTTCTTAGAAAATAGTAAGGATAATCCTATTTATGAAAAAAAAATTTTATCCTAA
- a CDS encoding helix-turn-helix transcriptional regulator, with the protein MKKVIKYEESSGNVLADLSIENPEEALAKAELIRQIAKLIKKKKLNQKQAAEILGIDQPKISALIRGRLRSFSLERLIRFLNELGQDVNIMISPAKSALRGYTRLSESHSNTPLAALGK; encoded by the coding sequence ATGAAAAAAGTGATTAAGTACGAAGAAAGTTCCGGGAATGTATTGGCTGATCTAAGCATTGAAAATCCTGAGGAAGCTTTAGCTAAAGCTGAACTTATTCGCCAGATTGCTAAACTTATTAAAAAGAAAAAACTCAATCAAAAGCAAGCTGCCGAAATTTTAGGAATAGACCAACCAAAAATCTCTGCTTTAATTCGCGGAAGATTGCGTAGCTTTTCACTTGAGCGACTTATCCGCTTCCTCAATGAATTAGGCCAAGATGTTAATATTATGATTAGTCCTGCCAAATCCGCATTACGCGGTTACACCCGGCTGAGTGAATCCCATTCGAATACACCCCTTGCTGCCTTAGGAAAATAA
- a CDS encoding insulinase family protein: MDEKDFFTLSISECRLKNGMRVILKQTNDEENEISVRLVALGGYGSVEPEDRASAELAASVAMESGIGEWCPDKLAALLYDQSIELNIKIEPFVRSIDASFPPESLETFFTLVKKIFQQPRCTPEAFNQVLKSKKDELIRRGREVDSDKLLRVIAVHEQHALNPLSFKDLKKANVGQSERFFRAAFSNPADFVCIIVGKFNIEKIKKLCMDSFSTLDVQKIDQKFILPHYKRAPKVRLTKIHHLPHSQESLVYLSLPLHLCLNPTNLEHLELACQMIETRLRNHIETHFSESRGMDVRYELPLYPSLEYPWITVQFHVDDKQIDSTLNLALQQIKIICRDGFSLDEVTAASQLKQKRAKLWEGSQDYWIILLSNYYLWKWDSKKITEGFQMPQVVDPKEIHFTLCHSLLIDEYTPLHLED, from the coding sequence TTGGATGAAAAAGATTTCTTTACCCTTTCTATAAGTGAATGTCGCTTGAAAAATGGCATGAGAGTCATATTGAAGCAAACAAATGATGAAGAGAATGAGATCTCCGTGCGTTTGGTGGCCCTAGGTGGTTATGGATCTGTGGAACCTGAAGATCGCGCTTCAGCTGAATTGGCAGCAAGTGTTGCGATGGAATCTGGGATAGGGGAATGGTGTCCTGATAAGCTAGCGGCGCTCCTATATGATCAATCCATAGAATTGAATATTAAAATAGAGCCTTTCGTTCGATCCATTGATGCTTCTTTCCCCCCCGAGAGTCTGGAGACATTTTTTACGTTAGTTAAAAAGATCTTTCAGCAGCCCAGATGTACTCCTGAAGCTTTCAATCAGGTATTGAAAAGTAAAAAGGATGAATTGATACGAAGAGGTAGAGAAGTAGACAGCGATAAACTTTTAAGGGTTATTGCGGTGCATGAACAGCATGCTTTAAATCCTTTAAGTTTTAAGGATCTTAAAAAAGCTAACGTGGGTCAGTCTGAAAGGTTTTTTCGTGCAGCTTTTTCTAACCCTGCGGACTTTGTTTGCATCATTGTAGGTAAATTTAATATCGAAAAAATAAAAAAACTTTGTATGGATAGTTTCTCCACCCTGGATGTCCAAAAGATAGATCAGAAATTTATCCTTCCTCATTATAAGAGAGCTCCTAAAGTCAGGTTAACTAAAATTCACCATCTTCCCCATAGCCAAGAAAGTTTAGTTTATTTATCTCTGCCTCTTCATCTCTGCTTGAATCCTACTAACTTAGAACATCTGGAGCTTGCTTGTCAGATGATAGAGACTCGCTTAAGAAATCATATAGAAACTCATTTTTCTGAAAGCAGGGGAATGGATGTAAGGTATGAGCTACCTTTATACCCTTCTTTAGAATATCCGTGGATAACTGTGCAATTTCATGTGGATGATAAACAGATTGATTCTACTTTAAACTTGGCGCTCCAGCAGATAAAAATTATATGTAGAGATGGATTTTCTCTAGATGAAGTTACAGCTGCCTCTCAGCTTAAGCAAAAAAGGGCCAAGCTATGGGAGGGTAGTCAAGATTATTGGATTATTCTTTTGTCTAATTATTATCTTTGGAAATGGGATTCTAAAAAAATTACAGAAGGATTTCAAATGCCTCAAGTGGTGGATCCTAAAGAAATCCATTTTACGCTTTGTCATTCTTTATTAATTGATGAATATACCCCTTTACATTTAGAAGACTAG
- a CDS encoding tetratricopeptide repeat protein, with translation MDNDISISKKLQEIIEKEAFDLLDSFTASYNLHSLGNEEKILLAKLFIKKGELELKRGSVNFQESFALAESLAPSHAIIYFLKGKVFASQKENARCLAAAIEAFAQAIARDANFFEAYLMGAETLILSGLFHQNPYYFQKAQYKFQAGYALLENQPVEVKSRFFWKWGLSCYLIGLSSEEPVDFHQAIQRYRQAQQLGHQCADFWQDMAEALVELSELIKQHKYCEEAIEYYHLAVCEEPECSDRWLKLALCYEKLYDLKGDLQHFELAQTAFEEAAKGQEANFFLWLRWGKLYLNACKLQKNPTYNVACIEKFTKATQIDPDHPLLLAFGGEAEMIFGIHTESLALLHSAEHKITRSLKLIPRNPHIWALYGACLNELGRYFGEESYYVQAADKFQHGLTLHKQDSALWYGLATSYFYIGEYWNDSQQVENAVNCFQKACDLGGQSSFQFWNDWGLALMKLSELTNDKNYLEAAIQKFEKIINLQEEAFYHRHYEPEWLYNYGCALDFLGDFSEEVSHYEKAITVLNKALEIDPNFTNARYNLAVTLSHLGEATSDVDILHSAIEHFRVVLNIDIEDEMAWNDCGLAFLNIAELVHEEIRPERSKTYYQEAEQKFMHALSLGCAHTFYNLACMHSLLQNYPSAMHYLERAEQAGTLPALEDMLNDEWLENLIGTPAFRQFISHLASKHNHLED, from the coding sequence ATGGATAATGACATTTCAATTTCTAAAAAGCTGCAAGAAATTATAGAAAAAGAAGCTTTCGATTTATTAGATAGCTTCACCGCTTCCTATAACCTCCATTCTTTAGGGAATGAGGAAAAAATTCTTTTAGCTAAGTTATTCATTAAAAAAGGTGAGTTAGAACTTAAAAGAGGAAGTGTGAACTTCCAAGAGAGTTTTGCCTTGGCTGAAAGCCTGGCTCCTTCTCATGCTATTATTTATTTCCTTAAAGGAAAAGTGTTTGCTTCCCAAAAAGAAAATGCTCGCTGTCTTGCTGCTGCCATAGAAGCTTTTGCCCAAGCTATTGCTCGGGATGCTAACTTTTTTGAAGCCTATTTAATGGGGGCAGAAACTTTAATCTTAAGTGGCTTATTTCATCAAAATCCCTATTATTTTCAAAAAGCTCAGTATAAATTTCAGGCAGGGTATGCTCTGTTAGAAAATCAGCCGGTAGAAGTTAAATCCCGTTTTTTTTGGAAATGGGGATTAAGTTGCTACCTTATTGGCCTTTCTTCTGAAGAGCCGGTGGATTTTCATCAAGCTATCCAAAGATATCGACAAGCCCAGCAATTAGGCCACCAATGTGCAGATTTTTGGCAAGATATGGCAGAGGCATTAGTGGAGCTAAGCGAGCTTATTAAACAGCATAAATATTGCGAAGAGGCGATAGAGTATTATCATCTAGCTGTTTGTGAAGAGCCTGAATGCTCCGATCGATGGCTTAAGCTTGCTCTTTGCTATGAAAAGCTCTATGATCTTAAAGGGGATCTGCAGCATTTTGAACTTGCTCAAACTGCTTTTGAAGAGGCTGCCAAAGGGCAGGAAGCTAACTTTTTCTTATGGCTACGTTGGGGGAAACTCTATTTAAACGCCTGTAAGTTACAAAAAAACCCCACTTATAATGTTGCTTGCATTGAGAAATTTACTAAAGCTACCCAAATTGATCCAGATCATCCCTTGCTTCTTGCTTTTGGGGGAGAGGCTGAAATGATTTTCGGCATACATACAGAGTCTCTTGCTCTTTTGCATTCAGCCGAGCACAAGATTACGCGTAGCCTTAAGTTAATTCCTAGAAATCCACACATTTGGGCTTTATACGGTGCTTGCTTAAATGAGCTCGGGCGCTACTTTGGTGAGGAAAGCTATTACGTGCAAGCTGCCGATAAATTCCAGCATGGGCTTACCCTTCATAAGCAAGATTCTGCATTATGGTATGGCCTTGCCACCTCGTATTTTTATATTGGTGAATATTGGAATGATTCCCAGCAAGTGGAAAATGCTGTTAATTGCTTTCAAAAAGCTTGCGATTTAGGAGGACAATCTTCATTTCAGTTTTGGAACGATTGGGGCTTAGCTCTAATGAAGCTTTCCGAGCTTACAAATGATAAAAATTATTTGGAAGCAGCCATCCAAAAATTTGAGAAGATAATTAACCTACAGGAAGAAGCTTTTTATCATCGACACTATGAACCTGAATGGCTCTATAATTATGGCTGTGCCCTTGATTTTCTAGGGGACTTTTCAGAAGAGGTTTCTCATTATGAAAAAGCCATTACTGTTTTAAATAAAGCATTAGAAATTGATCCCAATTTTACGAATGCTCGCTATAATTTAGCGGTAACTTTATCACATCTAGGAGAAGCAACCTCGGATGTAGATATTTTGCATAGCGCTATTGAACATTTTCGAGTGGTCTTGAATATAGACATCGAGGATGAGATGGCTTGGAATGATTGTGGATTAGCTTTTTTAAATATAGCAGAATTGGTGCATGAAGAAATTCGTCCAGAGCGCAGTAAAACTTATTATCAGGAAGCCGAGCAAAAATTCATGCATGCGTTGTCTTTAGGCTGTGCCCATACTTTTTATAATTTAGCCTGTATGCATTCTTTATTGCAGAACTATCCTTCGGCTATGCACTATTTAGAGCGAGCCGAGCAGGCAGGAACGCTGCCAGCCTTAGAGGATATGCTTAATGATGAGTGGTTAGAAAACCTAATTGGCACGCCTGCCTTTAGACAATTTATCTCTCACCTTGCCTCTAAGCACAACCATTTAGAAGATTGA
- a CDS encoding ligase-associated DNA damage response exonuclease, which translates to MKIPLEVRREGLYCCPGQFYIDAWKPVPLSIITHAHGDHAYRGHQHYIASKDSKDLLLHRLGSNISLQVLSYGEKLKIKDCWVSLHPAGHILGSSQIRIETNSTVTVISGDYKRALDPTCQPFETLECDIFVTESTFGLPIYRWQDSLEIAKEMFEWWEENKADNHPSIIYSYSLGKAQRILSLLKSFTGQPAYLHGAMMPLTKIYAEKGIEMLPFMACSEQPKSYTFSQDLILAPPSAAGSPWLKRFPHFRAAAASGWMLVRGARKRKGMDQGFVLSDHADWEGLIQTIKQSQAKVVLTTHGNTDGLARYLREQLHIDARELKGLDVLEEEID; encoded by the coding sequence ATGAAAATTCCCTTAGAAGTGAGACGGGAGGGATTATATTGTTGCCCGGGGCAATTTTATATTGATGCATGGAAGCCCGTGCCCTTATCTATCATTACCCATGCTCACGGAGATCACGCCTATCGCGGCCATCAGCATTATATCGCTTCAAAAGATTCAAAAGATTTACTGCTCCATAGATTAGGAAGTAATATTTCGTTACAGGTGCTTTCCTATGGTGAAAAGTTGAAAATAAAAGATTGTTGGGTATCCCTTCATCCGGCAGGTCATATTTTGGGCTCTTCGCAAATACGTATTGAAACCAATAGCACCGTTACCGTTATCTCCGGCGATTATAAAAGAGCTTTAGATCCCACTTGCCAGCCTTTTGAAACATTAGAATGCGATATATTTGTCACCGAATCTACCTTTGGTTTACCTATCTATCGCTGGCAAGATAGTTTGGAAATAGCTAAGGAGATGTTTGAGTGGTGGGAAGAAAACAAAGCCGACAATCATCCTTCCATTATTTATTCTTATTCATTAGGAAAAGCTCAACGTATCCTCTCTTTATTAAAGTCTTTCACAGGCCAACCCGCCTACTTGCATGGAGCCATGATGCCCTTAACGAAAATCTATGCAGAAAAGGGGATTGAGATGTTGCCCTTTATGGCCTGTAGTGAACAGCCAAAAAGCTATACATTTTCACAAGATCTGATTTTAGCGCCTCCTTCTGCCGCAGGCTCACCTTGGTTAAAACGTTTTCCTCACTTTCGTGCAGCTGCAGCTTCTGGATGGATGCTAGTAAGGGGCGCCCGTAAAAGAAAAGGCATGGACCAAGGATTTGTGCTATCCGATCATGCGGATTGGGAAGGATTAATACAAACGATTAAGCAGAGCCAAGCTAAAGTTGTGCTAACTACCCATGGCAACACCGATGGGTTAGCAAGATATTTGCGCGAGCAGCTGCATATTGATGCTAGGGAATTAAAAGGATTAGATGTTCTAGAGGAAGAGATCGATTGA
- a CDS encoding ATP-dependent DNA ligase — protein MKNFTELFDLIDQTSSTNEKLRYMEEYFKKVPSEDGAWALFFLSGHRLKRLIGSKTLLTWCGEITQLPAWLIEESYASVGDTAETISLLLEQSSSKNHLIDLSLSAWMANLILPLKSKKEEEQKSTVVEIWKSLSKKEIFIFNKILTGGFRIGVSQLSAIKAVSQALEVPKEVLSQRVMGHWQPTANFFDSLRVVEEKNNYLNPYPFYLASPLEGNLEALSHPHEWQAEWKWDGIRAQVVFREKAAAIWSRGNELISDQFPEILEGIQKFPHGTVLDGEILAYENETPLSFGVLQKRLGRKAPSKAIQKEAPVVFMIYDLLEYNGVDLRKEALINRRKILEELAEIHPKFLISPLIAFNVWEQIHEKRLMAKHTLTEGIMLKRLNSPYGTGRQRGNWWKYKIDPMTIDAVLLYAQAGTGRRANLYTDYTFGVWHQQELIPITKAYSGLSQQEIDKLDRWIRRNTEEKFGPVRKVKAEQVFEIAFEGIQSSKRHKSGIALRFPRIARWRTDKPFTECDTLQQIKLEFLNEQ, from the coding sequence TTGAAAAATTTTACGGAATTATTTGATCTGATTGATCAAACTTCATCGACTAATGAAAAGCTACGTTACATGGAAGAATACTTTAAAAAGGTTCCTTCCGAAGATGGCGCCTGGGCATTATTTTTCTTAAGCGGGCATAGGTTAAAAAGGTTAATAGGCTCTAAGACTTTACTCACCTGGTGTGGAGAGATTACCCAATTGCCAGCTTGGCTGATTGAAGAATCCTATGCCTCAGTAGGAGATACCGCCGAAACAATATCTTTATTGCTAGAGCAATCTTCCAGTAAAAATCATTTGATTGATTTGTCTTTGTCTGCCTGGATGGCAAACCTTATTCTACCTTTAAAGTCCAAGAAAGAGGAAGAGCAAAAAAGTACGGTTGTAGAAATCTGGAAGAGCTTAAGTAAAAAAGAGATTTTTATCTTTAATAAAATTCTTACCGGGGGCTTTCGCATCGGCGTTTCTCAGCTATCGGCTATTAAAGCTGTAAGCCAAGCTCTTGAGGTACCCAAAGAGGTGCTAAGTCAACGTGTCATGGGTCATTGGCAGCCTACTGCCAATTTTTTTGATAGCTTAAGAGTTGTCGAAGAGAAAAATAACTATTTAAATCCTTATCCTTTTTACCTAGCTTCGCCTTTGGAAGGAAACTTGGAAGCTTTATCCCACCCCCATGAATGGCAGGCAGAATGGAAGTGGGATGGTATCCGTGCGCAAGTTGTTTTTAGAGAAAAAGCAGCAGCTATTTGGTCGCGCGGTAATGAGCTTATCTCCGATCAATTTCCTGAGATCTTAGAAGGAATACAAAAATTTCCCCATGGAACAGTGTTAGATGGCGAAATCCTTGCTTATGAGAATGAAACCCCTTTATCCTTTGGGGTCTTGCAAAAAAGGCTAGGAAGAAAAGCGCCTTCCAAAGCTATCCAAAAAGAAGCTCCCGTCGTATTTATGATTTATGATCTTTTAGAATATAACGGTGTAGACCTCCGAAAAGAAGCTTTAATCAATCGACGTAAGATTTTAGAAGAATTAGCAGAAATTCATCCAAAATTTTTAATCTCTCCTCTCATCGCTTTTAACGTATGGGAACAGATCCATGAAAAACGCTTAATGGCTAAGCATACTTTAACCGAAGGGATTATGCTTAAGCGCTTGAACTCCCCCTATGGTACAGGGAGGCAAAGAGGAAATTGGTGGAAATATAAAATAGATCCTATGACAATTGATGCTGTCCTTCTTTATGCTCAAGCAGGTACGGGTAGAAGAGCAAATTTATATACAGATTATACTTTTGGCGTATGGCATCAACAGGAATTAATCCCTATTACTAAAGCTTATTCGGGATTATCTCAGCAAGAAATTGATAAGCTCGATCGATGGATTAGGCGCAATACCGAAGAAAAATTTGGCCCTGTGCGTAAAGTGAAAGCTGAACAAGTTTTTGAGATAGCCTTCGAAGGGATTCAGAGTTCTAAAAGGCATAAATCGGGGATCGCTTTACGTTTCCCTCGCATTGCACGCTGGAGAACTGATAAGCCTTTTACAGAATGCGACACCCTGCAACAAATTAAGCTAGAATTTTTGAATGAGCAATAA
- a CDS encoding ligase-associated DNA damage response DEXH box helicase: MSNKELAFILDWLKIKEWSPLAFQQEAWKAFFEAKDGLISVPTGAGKTYAAYLAALSHLHHHRAKGVQILYVTPLRALASDIQLALQQPILDLKLPYRVEKRTGDTTTSRRAKQAKNPPEILLITPESLALVISNAEAKQQFAHLQAIIIDEWHELLGTKRGVLLELCIARLKSWSKSVRIWGLTATLGNLEQAAQVCVGIDRKASLIVAKMPREVILETLLPSSVEKLPWAGKSGLGMLPYVLTKLSPHQSTLIFTNTRSQAERWYQAIEEAKPDWKNLIGLHHSSIDKKERELIEQRLKEGILKCVVCTSSLDLGIDFSPVEQVIQVGSPKSIARLLQRAGRSSHRPLTPCRLLIVPTHALEIAELKSYRKALQQQLIENRLPLTHTFDVLIQHLVTCAIGGGFNKNEMFKEIKTTYAFKDLTLEELDSCLEFLIHGGKALTAYPEYKKLIIEKDLYKVVDRKIIQFHRLNIGTITSEPHIPVKMSNGKSLGIIEENFLSSLKKGDRFLFGGRLLELIQFRDLTAYVRLSKGVPKTAAVWRGGRLPFSAPLGKMLRESLNPSSEIYPENAFLEQILAIQKKFSSIPHENEMLIESLKSREGWHLFFYPFEGKAVHQGLAYIIASRLSKCNPGTFTLSSNDYGLEILSCAPFNEESLNNALFAFDKLEEEITSLINLHELARSSFRDIARISGLIFQGYPGKHKTHRQVQVSSSLLYEVFSKYDPSNLLIQQAKSEVIHQQFELNRILQVLKRLSTSLIILTHPPKLSPLALPLYIERVSGHLTNETLEERIEKIKNSWKRK; encoded by the coding sequence ATGAGCAATAAAGAATTAGCTTTTATTCTAGATTGGTTAAAAATAAAAGAATGGAGCCCTCTTGCCTTCCAGCAAGAAGCTTGGAAAGCCTTTTTTGAAGCAAAGGATGGGTTAATTTCGGTCCCTACGGGGGCAGGTAAGACCTATGCCGCTTACCTTGCCGCTTTATCTCACCTCCATCATCATCGTGCTAAAGGGGTGCAAATCCTCTATGTTACCCCTTTAAGAGCCTTAGCTAGCGATATTCAACTAGCTCTTCAACAGCCTATTCTTGATCTTAAGCTTCCCTATCGAGTAGAAAAAAGAACAGGAGACACCACGACAAGCCGAAGAGCTAAGCAAGCTAAGAATCCTCCGGAGATTCTACTGATTACCCCCGAAAGCTTGGCTCTGGTGATAAGCAATGCAGAAGCCAAACAACAGTTTGCCCACTTGCAGGCCATTATTATCGATGAGTGGCATGAACTTTTGGGAACAAAACGTGGCGTTTTACTAGAACTTTGTATAGCGCGTTTAAAAAGCTGGAGTAAAAGTGTAAGGATATGGGGACTGACAGCCACGCTTGGCAATCTGGAGCAAGCTGCGCAGGTTTGTGTAGGCATAGATCGTAAAGCTTCTTTGATTGTGGCTAAGATGCCAAGGGAAGTTATCCTAGAGACTTTATTACCGAGTAGCGTAGAAAAGCTGCCGTGGGCAGGAAAATCGGGTCTAGGTATGCTTCCCTATGTCCTTACAAAGCTTTCTCCTCACCAATCGACCTTGATATTTACCAATACTCGCTCGCAAGCCGAGCGCTGGTATCAAGCAATAGAAGAGGCTAAGCCAGACTGGAAAAATTTAATAGGCCTGCATCACAGCTCGATCGATAAAAAAGAAAGAGAACTGATCGAACAACGTCTGAAAGAGGGGATCCTGAAATGCGTAGTGTGTACTTCTTCGTTGGATTTAGGAATTGATTTTTCTCCTGTCGAGCAAGTGATTCAAGTAGGATCGCCTAAAAGTATTGCTCGTCTCTTGCAAAGGGCAGGTCGTTCCTCTCACCGTCCTCTTACTCCTTGCCGCTTGTTGATTGTTCCTACTCATGCTTTAGAGATTGCTGAATTGAAAAGCTATCGTAAAGCTTTACAGCAGCAATTGATTGAAAATCGTCTACCCTTGACGCATACATTCGATGTTCTTATCCAGCACTTAGTGACTTGTGCGATTGGTGGAGGATTTAATAAAAATGAAATGTTTAAAGAGATTAAAACGACCTATGCCTTTAAAGATCTAACCTTAGAAGAGTTGGATAGCTGCCTAGAATTTTTAATTCATGGAGGAAAAGCTTTAACGGCTTATCCTGAATATAAAAAACTTATTATAGAAAAAGATCTTTATAAGGTTGTCGATAGGAAAATTATACAGTTTCATCGCTTGAATATCGGTACGATCACTTCAGAACCTCATATCCCTGTTAAAATGAGCAATGGAAAATCCTTAGGGATCATTGAAGAAAATTTTTTATCCAGCTTGAAAAAAGGCGATCGTTTTTTATTTGGAGGCCGTCTCTTAGAACTTATTCAATTTCGTGACCTAACAGCTTATGTGCGCCTCAGTAAAGGGGTGCCTAAGACTGCCGCTGTATGGCGCGGCGGCAGGCTTCCCTTCTCAGCTCCTTTAGGAAAAATGTTAAGGGAATCTTTAAATCCATCTTCAGAGATCTACCCGGAAAATGCTTTTTTAGAGCAAATTCTTGCCATACAAAAAAAGTTCTCCTCTATTCCCCATGAAAATGAGATGCTTATCGAGAGTTTAAAATCACGAGAGGGATGGCATCTTTTTTTCTATCCGTTTGAAGGCAAAGCTGTCCATCAGGGGCTCGCTTATATTATTGCTTCCCGCTTATCTAAATGTAACCCCGGTACGTTTACCTTGAGTTCTAACGATTACGGCCTTGAAATTCTTAGCTGCGCGCCTTTCAATGAAGAGAGCTTAAATAATGCTTTATTTGCTTTCGATAAACTGGAAGAAGAGATTACCTCGCTGATCAATCTTCATGAGTTAGCGCGCTCTTCTTTTCGAGACATCGCCCGCATTTCAGGGCTTATTTTTCAAGGCTATCCAGGCAAACATAAAACCCATCGTCAAGTGCAGGTGAGCAGCAGCTTGCTCTATGAAGTTTTTAGTAAATATGACCCCTCGAATTTGTTGATACAACAGGCAAAAAGTGAGGTAATCCATCAGCAATTTGAGTTAAATAGAATTTTGCAAGTGTTGAAAAGATTGTCTACCTCCCTTATCATTCTTACGCACCCCCCCAAATTAAGTCCATTGGCTCTGCCTCTCTATATAGAAAGAGTGAGTGGTCATCTCACCAATGAAACTTTAGAAGAGCGTATTGAGAAAATTAAAAATAGCTGGAAAAGAAAATGA
- the pdeM gene encoding ligase-associated DNA damage response endonuclease PdeM codes for MIAIKICEQTIQLLPQRAAYWEENKALIVADIHLGKAATMQRAGIAVPEGAMDQDLINLKNIIEHTGAQRCIVVGDLIHAQNGLSEGVQSKFGEWLSTINCSVDLILGNHDQALKNYMPASWKLQVHQEYLAIKPFYFNHFPVTIENHFVWSGHLHPQILLKSRHDQLNLRCFQISDSLGVLPAFSDFVGGSPVTKNADNRIFALAGKKVVEI; via the coding sequence ATGATAGCGATCAAAATCTGCGAGCAGACTATTCAATTGTTACCGCAAAGAGCTGCTTATTGGGAAGAGAATAAGGCTTTGATAGTCGCGGATATTCACCTCGGAAAAGCAGCCACCATGCAAAGAGCGGGAATTGCTGTACCTGAAGGGGCCATGGATCAAGACTTGATTAACCTTAAAAATATAATCGAGCATACAGGCGCTCAACGCTGTATCGTGGTAGGCGATCTTATCCATGCGCAAAATGGCCTCTCAGAAGGTGTGCAATCAAAATTTGGCGAGTGGCTTTCTACCATCAATTGCTCAGTAGATCTTATCTTGGGCAACCACGATCAAGCGTTAAAGAATTATATGCCGGCAAGCTGGAAATTACAGGTTCATCAAGAATACTTGGCAATCAAGCCTTTTTACTTTAACCACTTTCCTGTAACCATAGAAAACCACTTTGTTTGGTCAGGACATCTTCACCCTCAAATTTTGCTCAAAAGCAGGCACGATCAACTCAATTTGCGTTGCTTCCAAATTTCTGACTCTTTAGGGGTGTTGCCAGCCTTTAGCGATTTTGTAGGAGGCTCTCCTGTCACTAAAAATGCAGACAATCGCATCTTTGCACTGGCAGGTAAAAAGGTGGTCGAAATATAA